From Haloarcula sp. CBA1127, a single genomic window includes:
- a CDS encoding DNA double-strand break repair nuclease NurA, with amino-acid sequence MTLDPVHVDGIAKLAGQVRETVETSDQEAAAEEVWDNFLDPLWQDGTKILEPLDEQRRRKVSIEDIALADPPFPTQHGLDSGTINPTTFKNGLVLDVAQAAMGSVPSDVELHRGRTIIMAVHSNDATLGFDGEWQGGDRGYAKRRVLDVPQVDRYEQRVVHALALYLAESQHALTNADVVEDLFILDGPIYPTGVLRWADRDTELADLLAEDDRPKTVVNNYVDLVERFVERDVPMVGFIKNSSTKALTRALRRKTNAPWVNDTAFFRRILERRDDDGERQTDCLTATNWFRSRGGTDGIMAADGDALGIERSLDPEAYEVTFFVLYDPRSDLVFRVEAPYAFTQDPECRAKLTRQILHDVAREQGPPLAIGKADELAKIDRQGSEELTRRIERTFETDREREYNDIRWGAVEESF; translated from the coding sequence ATGACGCTGGACCCGGTCCACGTCGACGGGATCGCCAAGCTCGCCGGGCAGGTGCGCGAGACCGTCGAGACGAGTGACCAGGAGGCGGCTGCCGAGGAGGTGTGGGACAACTTTCTCGACCCGCTGTGGCAAGACGGAACGAAGATTCTGGAACCACTGGACGAGCAGCGCCGCCGGAAGGTCTCCATCGAGGATATCGCGCTGGCGGACCCGCCGTTTCCGACCCAGCACGGGCTGGACTCGGGGACCATCAATCCGACGACGTTCAAGAACGGACTGGTGCTGGACGTAGCACAGGCGGCGATGGGGAGTGTTCCCTCGGACGTGGAACTCCACCGGGGCCGGACCATCATCATGGCCGTCCACTCCAACGACGCGACGCTGGGGTTCGACGGCGAGTGGCAGGGCGGAGACCGCGGCTACGCCAAGCGGCGCGTTCTCGACGTACCACAGGTCGACCGTTACGAACAGCGGGTCGTCCACGCGCTGGCGCTGTACCTCGCGGAGAGCCAGCACGCGCTGACCAACGCCGACGTGGTCGAGGACCTGTTCATCCTCGACGGCCCCATCTACCCGACCGGCGTGCTCCGCTGGGCCGACCGCGACACCGAACTGGCCGACCTGCTTGCGGAGGACGACCGCCCCAAAACGGTCGTGAACAACTACGTTGACCTCGTCGAGCGGTTCGTCGAGCGGGACGTCCCGATGGTCGGGTTCATCAAGAACTCCTCGACGAAGGCCCTCACGCGGGCACTCCGCCGCAAGACCAACGCCCCATGGGTGAATGACACCGCCTTCTTCCGCCGAATCCTAGAGCGTCGCGATGACGACGGCGAGCGCCAGACCGACTGTCTGACTGCGACAAACTGGTTCCGCTCGCGGGGCGGCACTGACGGCATCATGGCCGCCGACGGTGACGCGCTGGGCATCGAACGGTCCCTCGACCCAGAAGCGTACGAAGTGACGTTTTTCGTCCTCTATGACCCGCGCTCGGACCTCGTGTTCCGCGTCGAGGCCCCGTACGCGTTCACACAAGACCCGGAGTGCCGGGCCAAGCTCACGCGGCAGATACTCCACGACGTGGCCCGGGAACAGGGGCCGCCCCTGGCTATCGGCAAGGCTGACGAGCTGGCGAAAATCGACCGCCAGGGAAGCGAGGAACTCACCCGCCGCATCGAGCGGACGTTCGAAACCGACCGGGAGCGGGAGTACAACGACATCCGGTGGGGCGCCGTCGAAGAATCGTTCTGA
- a CDS encoding winged helix-turn-helix domain-containing protein, which produces MKPLRVAEDPSPTEVFALLDDEYARALLAATSHRPMTATELSNDCEMSPSTVYRRLDALEDCGLVTARTQIADDGHHIDVYEAQMDKLTVCLTDGAFDVSLSVESKTHEFADALVDLWEGL; this is translated from the coding sequence GTGAAACCACTGCGCGTGGCCGAGGACCCGTCCCCGACCGAGGTGTTTGCCCTCCTCGATGACGAATACGCTCGCGCGCTCCTTGCAGCCACGAGTCACAGACCGATGACAGCAACTGAACTCAGCAACGACTGCGAGATGTCACCCTCGACCGTGTACCGCCGTCTCGACGCCCTTGAGGACTGCGGCCTCGTCACCGCTCGAACGCAAATTGCGGATGACGGGCACCACATAGACGTGTACGAGGCACAGATGGACAAACTCACAGTGTGTCTCACCGACGGAGCTTTCGATGTGAGCCTCTCCGTCGAGTCAAAGACACACGAGTTCGCCGATGCGTTGGTAGACCTCTGGGAGGGGCTCTAA
- a CDS encoding endonuclease/exonuclease/phosphatase family protein, with the protein MKPTRVMSFNVRYDTAGDGVDGWPHRRRLVAGTIQYHDPDIIGVQEAMAHQLRELEVLLDGYEWVGDPRDSVDAGGEHTAIGYRAERFDCAATNTFWLSEQPAEPSSVGWDAAYPRVATWARLRDRDADADLLCLNTHLDHEGADARRSGIELVLDHLDSAARDAPAVVMGDFNCVVGEPAYERAEGHELPDGRRLVDTRDTATVTHGPTTSRTDFHELLPEMGIDHVFVSEDVAVDTRAVIADRDDDHYGSDHLPVVVDCEP; encoded by the coding sequence ATGAAGCCGACGCGGGTGATGTCTTTCAATGTGCGGTACGATACCGCCGGGGATGGGGTAGACGGGTGGCCCCACAGGCGGCGGCTGGTGGCGGGGACCATCCAGTATCACGACCCCGATATTATCGGGGTGCAGGAGGCGATGGCACACCAACTCCGGGAGCTAGAGGTGTTGCTGGACGGCTACGAGTGGGTCGGTGACCCGCGGGACTCCGTCGATGCCGGCGGGGAGCACACGGCCATCGGCTACCGGGCCGAGCGCTTCGATTGTGCGGCCACGAACACGTTCTGGCTCTCCGAACAGCCCGCCGAGCCGAGCAGCGTCGGCTGGGACGCCGCCTATCCCCGCGTAGCGACCTGGGCCCGCCTTCGTGACCGCGATGCTGACGCTGACCTCCTGTGTCTGAACACGCATCTGGACCACGAGGGTGCTGACGCCCGCCGTTCAGGTATCGAACTGGTGCTTGACCATCTCGATTCTGCCGCCCGGGATGCGCCCGCAGTGGTGATGGGCGATTTCAACTGTGTCGTCGGTGAACCGGCCTACGAGCGCGCCGAGGGGCACGAACTCCCGGATGGCCGCCGGCTCGTCGACACCCGCGACACAGCGACCGTCACCCACGGCCCGACGACAAGCCGAACCGACTTCCACGAGCTGCTTCCCGAGATGGGGATCGACCACGTGTTCGTCAGCGAGGACGTGGCCGTCGACACCAGAGCGGTCATTGCCGACCGCGACGACGACCACTACGGCTCCGACCACCTGCCCGTCGTGGTCGACTGCGAGCCCTGA
- a CDS encoding IS6 family transposase: MPEISRLSGHRDWIDLDFVERERTPESAMALGIKSHVAGLSLSNTVELLDSLGVRRSRKAIHDWVQKADLQPESGKSPNQVALDETVIRINNQQFWLYAAADPQSNELLHVRLFATTTTTLTEIFLRELRQKHDVETAVFLVDGAQHLQTALQRTGLRFQMCRNGNRNAVERIFRELKRRTSSFSNSFSHVDPETAENWLQSFACWHNATN, encoded by the coding sequence ATGCCAGAAATCAGCCGCCTCAGCGGACATAGAGACTGGATTGATTTGGATTTTGTGGAGCGTGAGCGGACACCCGAGTCGGCGATGGCGTTGGGTATTAAATCCCACGTTGCGGGACTGTCGTTGTCGAATACCGTCGAATTACTCGATTCGCTGGGTGTCCGACGCAGTCGGAAAGCGATCCACGATTGGGTTCAGAAAGCCGATCTACAGCCCGAATCTGGGAAATCTCCGAATCAGGTTGCGCTCGACGAAACAGTGATTCGCATCAATAATCAGCAATTCTGGCTGTACGCTGCCGCCGATCCGCAGTCGAACGAACTGCTTCACGTCCGGCTGTTTGCGACGACTACGACCACCCTCACGGAAATTTTCCTGCGCGAACTTCGGCAAAAACACGATGTCGAAACTGCTGTCTTTCTGGTCGATGGCGCTCAACACCTCCAAACTGCACTGCAACGAACTGGACTCCGATTTCAGATGTGTCGCAACGGAAATCGGAACGCTGTCGAACGGATTTTTCGAGAACTGAAGCGTCGAACCTCGTCGTTTTCAAACTCCTTCAGTCACGTCGACCCGGAAACCGCCGAAAACTGGTTGCAGAGTTTCGCTTGCTGGCATAATGCTACAAACTAA
- a CDS encoding ATP-binding protein, with protein sequence MSDLGDFTDFDGDDAAADDEAAQSAETADDGDGAVDASGETDPTTQSADDDFEDMDVTPAGTDTGLGVLSAANGLRISEEAEETVLRAYVTARNRSRLRIGTYLLVPYPGGERLFCRIKALEYAQEFHADDATEIHARRAMRERGIDERDFKFIAELEPVAVLYSDGGELKRRMTDRVPKPETVVREATDKSEIKTGLKIPEDGVFLGHLAVGGEKVRTAAEPPTIDYRLKDDYDAGDPLVFRHTLVAGGTGSGKTHSSKNVLRQYLGRTYEMGDGRTPELAVVQFDPQDEYAQMHDDNPAMTDEFERRCEREGVAYGGHDDTIAFVPKVAGADYNASHHRAEQVEFTIPFSLVHDNPWLIAGSSLNDNQYGALVNTLLPRFKREYGEGGTYSDFRTFLGDPALKEELDEAGDVHEATFDAVKRRVQGFGTVFDQDARPITDQISQFVRDGGLTVIPTYHITDSRTASTIVLAVSSLLIDQKLSNDPDYDRIKETPLVLGMDEAHNFLTDADSVQGRKVIGKFTEAAKQGRKERLGLYLITQDPQDIADPVFKQINTTMVLNLGDEDAISAVNIPSNLESKVPYMEKGQRVVYSPDNSEPVELIGLSTCVTRHGRD encoded by the coding sequence ATGTCCGACCTCGGGGATTTCACTGATTTCGACGGCGACGACGCGGCGGCCGACGACGAGGCCGCACAGTCGGCCGAGACGGCCGACGACGGCGATGGAGCTGTCGATGCGTCGGGGGAAACCGACCCGACAACACAGTCTGCAGACGATGACTTCGAAGATATGGATGTGACACCGGCCGGAACAGACACCGGCCTCGGCGTCCTCTCGGCCGCGAATGGCCTCCGAATCAGCGAAGAGGCGGAGGAAACGGTCCTCCGGGCGTACGTCACCGCGCGGAACCGCTCGCGTCTGCGCATCGGCACGTATTTGCTCGTCCCCTATCCAGGCGGTGAGCGCCTGTTCTGCCGCATCAAGGCCCTGGAGTACGCCCAGGAGTTCCACGCCGACGACGCGACCGAAATCCACGCCCGGCGAGCGATGCGGGAGCGCGGCATCGACGAGCGGGATTTCAAATTCATCGCCGAGCTTGAGCCGGTTGCAGTGCTGTACAGCGACGGCGGCGAACTCAAACGCCGGATGACCGACCGGGTGCCAAAACCCGAAACCGTCGTCCGGGAGGCCACCGACAAGTCAGAAATCAAGACCGGCCTGAAGATTCCCGAGGACGGCGTCTTTCTGGGCCACCTCGCCGTCGGTGGGGAAAAGGTCCGGACGGCCGCCGAGCCGCCGACCATCGACTACCGGCTGAAAGACGACTACGACGCCGGCGACCCGCTCGTGTTCCGGCACACCCTCGTCGCAGGTGGGACTGGGTCCGGGAAGACCCACAGTTCGAAGAACGTCCTGCGGCAGTATCTCGGCCGGACCTACGAGATGGGCGACGGCCGCACGCCCGAACTCGCGGTCGTCCAGTTCGATCCGCAGGACGAGTACGCCCAGATGCACGACGACAACCCCGCGATGACTGACGAGTTCGAGCGCCGCTGTGAGCGGGAGGGCGTCGCCTACGGCGGCCACGACGACACCATCGCCTTCGTCCCCAAGGTGGCCGGGGCCGACTACAACGCCAGCCACCACCGCGCCGAGCAGGTGGAGTTCACAATCCCGTTCTCGCTCGTCCACGACAACCCCTGGCTCATCGCCGGGTCGAGCCTGAACGACAATCAGTACGGCGCGCTGGTGAACACACTGCTCCCGCGGTTCAAGCGCGAATACGGGGAGGGCGGGACCTACAGCGACTTCCGGACCTTCCTCGGGGACCCCGCGCTCAAGGAGGAACTGGACGAAGCGGGCGACGTCCACGAGGCCACGTTCGACGCCGTCAAGCGCCGCGTCCAAGGCTTCGGTACGGTCTTCGATCAAGATGCCCGACCAATCACCGACCAGATTTCGCAGTTCGTCCGCGACGGCGGGCTGACGGTCATCCCGACCTATCACATCACGGACTCCCGGACCGCATCGACAATCGTATTGGCCGTCTCCAGCCTGCTCATCGACCAGAAGCTCTCGAACGACCCGGACTACGACCGCATCAAGGAGACGCCGCTCGTCCTCGGGATGGACGAGGCCCACAACTTCCTCACTGACGCCGACAGCGTCCAGGGGCGCAAGGTCATCGGGAAGTTCACCGAAGCCGCCAAACAGGGCCGGAAGGAGCGCCTCGGCCTGTACCTCATCACGCAGGACCCACAGGACATCGCCGACCCGGTGTTCAAGCAGATCAACACGACGATGGTCCTCAACCTCGGCGACGAGGACGCCATCTCGGCGGTGAACATCCCCAGCAATCTGGAATCGAAGGTCCCCTACATGGAGAAGGGCCAGCGGGTCGTCTACTCGCCCGATAACTCCGAGCCGGTCGAACTGATCGGCCTGTCGACATGCGTGACCCGTCACGGGCGGGACTGA
- a CDS encoding universal stress protein, with protein sequence MEKRILVPVDSSDQATVACSFAAEEHPDATIVLLHVINPAEAGYSAEASIPSFSEEWYEKQKATAEDLLDELEAEVTESGVESVERVVEVGRPTKVIVEYADEHDINQIVMGSHGRSGMSRILLGSVAEIVVRRASIPVTVVR encoded by the coding sequence ATGGAAAAGCGAATCCTCGTTCCGGTCGACAGTTCAGATCAAGCAACGGTCGCCTGTTCGTTCGCAGCCGAGGAGCATCCCGACGCAACGATCGTCCTCCTGCACGTCATCAACCCCGCAGAGGCGGGCTACAGCGCAGAGGCCTCGATTCCCTCCTTCTCCGAGGAGTGGTACGAAAAACAGAAAGCCACAGCGGAGGACCTGCTCGACGAACTCGAAGCGGAGGTGACCGAGTCCGGTGTCGAGTCCGTCGAACGCGTCGTCGAGGTCGGGCGACCGACGAAGGTCATCGTGGAGTACGCGGACGAGCACGACATCAACCAGATTGTCATGGGAAGCCACGGCCGCTCGGGGATGTCCCGCATCCTGCTGGGCAGCGTCGCCGAAATCGTCGTCAGACGGGCGTCCATCCCCGTAACTGTCGTCAGATAG
- a CDS encoding universal stress protein — MVLLVPFDGSDLSKAALTRAMEFADYRDEDITALSVIPDDAAYARERGWTDADEAFTVEAVADRMREQAESVAPAASFRYEVPEDVSSMASTTTNITRTIREVAHEEEASIVFIGSENAGRVSTPVCSVGSPVSEDPEYDVHIIRHP; from the coding sequence ATGGTACTACTTGTGCCCTTCGACGGTTCGGACCTGTCGAAAGCCGCGCTCACGCGGGCGATGGAGTTCGCGGACTACCGCGACGAGGACATCACTGCGCTGTCCGTTATCCCGGACGATGCGGCGTACGCGCGGGAACGCGGCTGGACCGATGCGGACGAGGCGTTCACTGTCGAGGCGGTCGCCGACCGGATGCGAGAGCAAGCCGAGTCGGTCGCCCCGGCGGCGTCGTTCCGCTACGAGGTCCCGGAAGACGTGAGCTCGATGGCGTCAACGACGACGAATATCACCCGGACGATCAGAGAGGTCGCTCACGAAGAGGAGGCCTCGATCGTGTTCATCGGCAGTGAAAACGCCGGGCGGGTGTCGACGCCGGTCTGTAGCGTCGGCTCTCCAGTATCAGAAGACCCTGAATACGACGTCCATATCATCCGGCACCCGTAA
- a CDS encoding DUF4013 domain-containing protein: MESIDDALRYPMEDDDWTMTVLIGGVLSLLVFLLVPAILVYGYLVQAVRERADGATQPPGFEDWGELFVDGLKAWVIGIVYMLVPLVVFGVTVGGSLFAMATGTRAGAGAGLAGLFGGLAISFVLSLVFGYVATAAIIHFACTGEFGAGFDFGTLRKLVMSPEYATPWLVSIALFIAANVVVNLLNVVPFIGSLIAVILSPFATFYVLVVATDLWAGGYNAALDERDEPESVGTATV, encoded by the coding sequence ATGGAATCGATAGACGACGCACTCAGGTATCCCATGGAAGACGACGACTGGACCATGACCGTTCTCATCGGTGGCGTCCTCAGCCTCCTCGTATTTCTCCTCGTCCCCGCTATCCTCGTGTACGGCTATCTCGTTCAGGCAGTCCGCGAGCGGGCAGACGGAGCGACACAGCCGCCGGGGTTCGAGGACTGGGGCGAACTGTTCGTCGACGGCCTCAAAGCCTGGGTCATCGGCATCGTGTATATGCTCGTCCCGCTCGTCGTGTTCGGGGTGACCGTCGGCGGCAGCCTGTTCGCGATGGCGACCGGAACTCGCGCCGGAGCGGGTGCCGGTCTGGCCGGCCTCTTCGGCGGGCTGGCGATATCGTTCGTCCTGTCGCTGGTGTTCGGCTACGTGGCGACGGCCGCCATCATCCACTTCGCCTGTACCGGCGAGTTCGGTGCCGGGTTCGACTTCGGGACGCTCCGGAAGTTAGTCATGTCCCCGGAGTACGCGACGCCGTGGCTGGTCTCGATTGCGCTGTTCATCGCCGCCAACGTCGTGGTGAACTTGCTCAACGTCGTTCCGTTCATCGGCTCGCTCATCGCCGTGATTCTCAGTCCGTTCGCCACCTTCTACGTGCTGGTCGTCGCGACGGACCTCTGGGCCGGCGGCTACAACGCCGCACTCGACGAGCGGGACGAACCGGAGTCGGTCGGGACGGCAACGGTTTAG
- a CDS encoding KaiC domain-containing protein → MSGDDGSDDDWFESALDDEGGDSEQTDTDDTSATQSESGAEEPTAADTEPFAADSDDGSSSGESSPFGDDGSADFSEDSDSSPSDDDGSAASGGDSDSSPFDNSSGDPFSSESGPADADVGSSDDDGGGLFDDDFATAFESAGSGDGDSGSDFEEEFESDIPRVDIGIEGLDQMIQGGIPQRHLIVTIGSAGTGKTTFGLQFLHHGLRNGENAVFLTLEQSHDAILDTAGDRGWGFEEYEEQGQLAIVDLDPVEMANSLDNIRGELPALIEKFDADRLVLDSVSLLEMMYDDQSRRRTEVFDFTRSLKQAGVTTMLVSEASENNPFASRHGIIEYLTDAVFILQYVRSDTGETRLAVEIQKIRNANHSRETKPYEITNDGISVYQQANIF, encoded by the coding sequence ATGAGCGGGGACGACGGGTCCGACGACGACTGGTTCGAAAGTGCGCTGGACGATGAGGGCGGCGACAGCGAACAGACGGATACCGACGATACTTCGGCGACACAATCCGAGAGCGGCGCCGAAGAGCCTACAGCTGCGGACACTGAGCCGTTTGCGGCAGACAGTGACGACGGCAGTAGCAGTGGTGAGAGCAGCCCGTTCGGTGACGATGGAAGCGCTGATTTTAGCGAAGACAGTGATAGCAGCCCATCTGATGATGACGGCAGCGCCGCTTCTGGCGGGGACAGTGATAGCAGCCCGTTCGACAACAGCAGCGGTGACCCCTTCAGCAGCGAGAGTGGGCCTGCCGATGCCGACGTTGGGTCCTCCGACGACGATGGCGGCGGGCTCTTCGACGACGACTTCGCCACCGCGTTCGAATCTGCCGGCAGCGGTGACGGTGACAGCGGGAGCGACTTCGAGGAGGAGTTCGAGTCCGACATCCCGCGGGTCGACATCGGTATCGAGGGGCTCGACCAGATGATTCAGGGCGGGATTCCACAGCGGCATCTCATCGTCACTATCGGTTCAGCCGGAACCGGGAAGACGACGTTCGGGCTGCAGTTCCTGCACCACGGCCTTCGGAACGGCGAGAACGCGGTTTTTCTGACGCTCGAACAGTCTCACGACGCGATACTGGACACCGCCGGTGACCGCGGCTGGGGGTTCGAGGAGTACGAGGAACAGGGCCAGCTTGCGATCGTCGACCTCGACCCGGTCGAGATGGCAAACAGCCTCGACAACATTCGTGGCGAGCTGCCGGCACTCATCGAGAAATTCGACGCCGACCGGCTGGTACTCGACTCCGTCTCGCTGCTCGAGATGATGTACGACGATCAGTCCCGTAGACGCACCGAAGTGTTCGATTTCACCCGGTCGCTGAAACAGGCCGGCGTGACGACGATGCTCGTCTCCGAGGCCAGTGAGAACAACCCCTTCGCGTCCAGACATGGTATCATCGAATACCTGACCGACGCGGTGTTCATCCTTCAGTACGTCCGGTCGGACACTGGCGAGACGCGACTTGCCGTCGAGATTCAGAAGATACGGAACGCGAACCACTCGCGGGAGACGAAACCCTACGAGATAACGAACGACGGCATCTCGGTCTACCAGCAGGCCAACATCTTCTAA
- a CDS encoding NAD(+)/NADH kinase produces MTVGIVAQRDNDRAMSLASTLCDRLRATSAAVVVDETTAGALGDHDAWEAAVPDSAPVDEMSACDLVVSIGGDGTFLYAARGAGSTPILGVNLGEVGFLNAIAPEEAVETVVAEVEHIQKTGSARTRAKPRLQASGDDWELSPALNEVVVQGERRGHGGGATLDVYVDDSLYTSGHADGVLVATPTGSTAYNLSERGPLVHPDVAGLIVTGMADEMGTPPLVVDVDSEIVVELTDADSGVVVSDGRVRKDVVPPERITISRAGEPVRLAGPPLDFFTALDKLA; encoded by the coding sequence ATGACTGTCGGTATCGTCGCGCAGCGGGACAACGACCGGGCCATGTCGCTTGCGAGTACACTGTGTGACCGACTGCGCGCCACGTCGGCGGCCGTCGTCGTGGATGAAACGACCGCCGGAGCGCTGGGTGACCACGACGCATGGGAGGCAGCCGTGCCCGATTCGGCTCCGGTCGATGAGATGTCCGCCTGTGACCTCGTCGTGAGTATCGGCGGCGACGGGACGTTTCTGTACGCAGCCCGCGGTGCGGGGTCAACACCGATACTGGGGGTCAATCTCGGCGAAGTCGGCTTTCTGAACGCTATCGCACCCGAAGAAGCCGTCGAGACCGTCGTCGCGGAGGTCGAACACATCCAGAAAACCGGGAGCGCCAGAACGCGAGCCAAGCCACGGCTGCAGGCCAGCGGCGACGACTGGGAGCTTTCGCCGGCGCTGAACGAGGTCGTCGTGCAGGGGGAACGCCGCGGTCACGGCGGCGGGGCGACGCTCGACGTGTACGTCGACGACTCGCTGTACACGTCCGGCCACGCCGACGGCGTGCTGGTGGCGACACCCACCGGCTCGACAGCGTACAATCTCAGCGAACGCGGCCCGCTCGTCCACCCCGACGTGGCCGGTCTCATCGTCACCGGGATGGCAGACGAGATGGGGACACCGCCGCTGGTCGTCGACGTTGACAGCGAAATCGTCGTCGAACTCACAGACGCCGACAGCGGTGTCGTCGTCAGTGACGGTCGGGTTCGAAAGGACGTGGTCCCGCCGGAGCGGATAACAATCTCGCGTGCGGGCGAGCCGGTCCGACTTGCCGGGCCGCCGCTTGATTTCTTCACCGCACTCGACAAGCTAGCCTAA
- a CDS encoding response regulator, with the protein MLVVDDEHDVADTQALKLGKRYETTVVYSGQAALDAAGPEFDAVLLDRRMPDVHGDDVLSRLRERGYDGIIIMLTAVDADLNILEMPFDDYLQKPVDQSTLLSALDQHLDRSGKDDRLDEYFRISSKLSVLEREKSTSQLEASDEYTRLKERAKELEWVLNAENDDFEELKETYQSISRS; encoded by the coding sequence GTGCTCGTCGTCGACGACGAGCACGACGTCGCCGACACGCAGGCTCTGAAACTCGGCAAGCGCTACGAGACGACTGTCGTGTACAGTGGTCAGGCGGCGCTCGACGCTGCCGGCCCGGAGTTCGACGCCGTGTTGCTCGACCGACGAATGCCCGACGTGCACGGCGACGACGTGCTATCCCGGTTGCGCGAGCGGGGGTACGACGGCATCATCATCATGCTGACCGCGGTTGACGCCGACCTGAACATTCTGGAGATGCCCTTCGACGACTACCTCCAGAAGCCGGTCGACCAGTCGACGCTCCTGTCGGCGCTCGACCAGCACCTCGACAGGTCCGGCAAGGACGACAGGCTCGACGAGTACTTCCGGATCTCCTCGAAACTCTCCGTGCTGGAACGCGAGAAATCCACGTCACAACTGGAGGCGAGCGACGAGTACACCAGACTGAAAGAACGGGCAAAAGAGCTGGAGTGGGTGCTGAACGCCGAGAACGATGATTTCGAGGAGTTGAAGGAGACGTACCAGTCGATCAGCCGAAGCTAG
- a CDS encoding TetR/AcrR family transcriptional regulator: MSDGIPFAGEPADSHEAIMRATFRALREYGYAGLSIQRIADEADLSKSTFYHHFDGKEDLLLSFQEFILTEFNRIFQVESTGDPEQDIKTFVSLILDDFPDCVETPTKDAVLGSYVEMRAQAVQNSDFREKFTETDELFARQLVQIIEDGIEQGVFADVDPETVSRFLITILDGVILQSATRNDNPVAEVRDTIDEYIEETLILGT, encoded by the coding sequence ATGAGTGATGGAATTCCGTTCGCCGGGGAACCAGCGGACTCGCACGAGGCGATAATGCGAGCCACGTTCCGTGCCCTCCGGGAATACGGGTATGCCGGACTTTCGATACAGCGAATCGCGGACGAGGCCGACCTCAGCAAATCGACGTTTTATCACCACTTTGATGGCAAGGAGGACCTCCTGTTGTCGTTTCAGGAGTTCATCCTCACGGAATTCAACCGCATCTTTCAGGTCGAATCGACCGGCGACCCCGAACAGGACATCAAGACGTTTGTCAGTCTCATTCTCGACGATTTCCCGGACTGCGTCGAAACGCCAACCAAGGACGCCGTCCTCGGGTCGTACGTCGAGATGCGCGCCCAGGCGGTTCAGAACTCGGACTTCCGCGAGAAGTTCACCGAGACGGACGAACTGTTCGCCCGGCAACTCGTACAGATCATCGAGGACGGCATCGAACAGGGGGTCTTCGCCGACGTCGATCCCGAAACGGTTTCGCGGTTCCTGATCACGATACTCGACGGCGTGATTCTTCAGAGCGCAACGCGAAACGACAACCCTGTCGCCGAGGTTCGGGACACTATCGACGAGTATATCGAAGAGACGCTGATTCTCGGTACCTAG